The sequence GCGATCGTGTGCGGGGTGGCCGCCGGATGGACCCCGACGACCTCGACCCCGGGAGCGAGCGCCTTCACGGCGGTCGCGATCCCGGAGATGAGCCCCCCTCCCCCCAACGGCACGACCACGCGATCCACCTCGCCCGCCTCGGCGAGGATCTCGAGTCCGACCGTGCCCTGCCCCGCGATCACGTGCGGGTCGTCGAAGGGGTGGACGAAGAGGGCGCCTCGGTCCGCGGCGAGCTCCTGCGCGTGGGCGAGCGACTCCTCGAAGGTCTCCCCGTGGAGAACCACCTCCGCGCCGTACCGGCGGGTCGCCTCCACCTTCTGCAGGGGAGCGAAGACGGGCATCACAATCGTCGAAGCGATCGAGAGCTCGGACGCCGCCCACGCCACCCCCTGCGCGTGGTTGCCCGCGCTGGCCGCGACCACCCCCCGCGCCGAGTCGCCGCGCGTGCACCGGTGCAGACGCACGTAGGCGCCGCGGACCTTGAATGACCCGGTGCGCTGGAGGTGCTCGGCCTTGATCAGGACCCGGCCCCCGACCCGCTCGTCGAGGCTGGACGAGGTCAGTATGGGGGTCCGGCGGGCGACGCCGGAGAGCAGCTCCGCCGCCTCCTGGACCTCCCCGAGCGTCGTCATCTGGGCGGCCCGACGACCTTGCCGAACCGGATCCGACGGACCGGCACCGCCACGAGCGTGTCGTCGCGCTTGCGGACGTACATCGTGACGTCGCCCCCCTCCATCTCGGCGCGCTCGAACGTGCCGACGGCCTCCGCGCGGGAGCCGTCGTCCGAGAAGAACTGGATGGAGACCCGTTTGCCCACGTCCGTCGGGCGGATCGTGTTCACGACCGCCGCGTCCGGACCTCAGTCCTCGAGCTGAGGCGCGTACGGACTCTGCGAGGCCCCGCCGTTGGCGTCCGGATGCTCGTCGAAGAACTTCGAGTTGATCTCGATGAAGTTCTTCCACTCCGCCGGCACGTCGTCGGCTGGGAAGATCGCGTCGACCGGGCAGACGGGCATGCACGCGTCACAGTCGACGCACTCCTGGGGGTGGATGTACAGCTGGGCGCCGCTCTCGTAGATGCAGTCGACGGGGCACTCCTCCACGCAGGCGCGGTCCTTGATGTCCACGCAGGGCTCGCAGATGACGTAGGTCATCGGTCCTCTCTCCTCGGTGAACTGTGTCGGGCATCAATATACTGACCATCCGTCATTCAACGGGAGGCGCCGATGGAACAGGCGGCCACGCTCGGAGCGCTCAGGGCCTCGGGTTACCGCCCGCGCCCCGTACACGTCGAGATGCGCGAGAACCTGCTCGCGCGCCTCCGGGGGGGCGAGCGCGTCTTCGAGGGGATCGTCGGGTACGAGGACTCGGTCCTGCCCGCGATAGAGAACGCGATCCTCGCCGGGCACGACCTGATCTTCCTCGGCGAACGCGGCCAGGCGAAGTCCAGGATCATGCGCACGCTCGTCGGCCTGCTCGACGAGGCCGTCCCCGCCGTCGCCGGGTGCGAGATCAACGACGACCCGCTCGCTCCCATCTGCACGGCCTGCCGGGAGCTGATCGGCGAGAGGGGGGACGAGACCCCCATCGCGTGGCTCGGCCCCGAGGACCGCTACGGCGAGAAGCTCGCCACCCCAGACATCTCGGTGGCCGACCTGATCGGGGAGGTCGACCCGATCAAGGTGGCCGAGGGCCGCTACCTGGCCGACGAGCTGACCATCCACTTCGGGCTGATCCCCCGCACCCACCGCGGCATCTTCGCGATCAACGAGCTCCCCGACCTCGCCGAGCGGATCCAGGTCGCCCTGCTCAACCTGCTCGAGGAGCGGGACATCCAGATACGCGGCTACAAGATCCGGCTCCCGCTCGACATCGTGCTGCTCGCGTCGGCCAACCCGGAGGACTACACGAACCGCGGACGCATCATCACGCCACTGAAGGACCGTTTCGGCGCCCAGGTGCGCACCCACTACCCCCGGACGGCCGCCGAGGAGGCGGAGATAGTCCGACGGGAGGCTCAAGTCCCGGACGATGTCCGCTTCCCGGAGTGGATGTCCGAGATCGTGGCCGAGGTGACCCATCAGGCCCGCCGGTCCGGACAGATCAACCAGCGCAGCGGCGTGTCCGTCCGTCTATCCATCGCCAACCAGGAGACGGTCGCGGCCAGCGCGCTGCGCCGGGCCGTCCGGCTCGGGGAGCCCGAGGCCGTCCCCCGCATCTCGGACCTCGAGGCGATGGCCTCGTCCACGCTCGGCAAGATCGAGGTGGAGGCGCTCGAGGAGGGACGCGAGGACGACATCCTCACGAAGCTCGTGCGGCAGGCCGTCCAGGCCGTCTACCAGCGTCGGATGCGCGGGCAGACCTTCCCGGACCTCGTCAGGCGGTTCGAGGAGGAGGGGCTCGAGGTGCAGACCGGGGTTGGCATGGGAGCGGAGGAGCTCTGCCGCCAGTTCGGCGAGCTGAAGGGGATGGCTCAGGCCCTGCAGTCGCTGGGAGCCGGGGAGTCGCCCGCGACGACCGCGGCCGCGCTCGAGTTCATCTGCGAGGGGCTCCACCTGGGGCGGAGGCTGAACAAGACCCCGACCGGGTCAGGCGCCGTCTACGGGGGCTGAGCGCTCCGCGTCGGCCTGAGCGGCCAGCTTCCGGGGCGCCACCGCGCAGTAGCTCTCGACGATCAGGTCCTCCACGAACTCGACCGGGACCTGCCCGGGGGAGTCGAAGGACAGCGTCACCCACCCGCTGCGTCCGAGCCCGTAACCGGACGGCTCCGCGAAGGGCTCGTTCAGGACGTCCGGACCCGACCCGGGCAGCTTCACGGTCATGTTGAAGCACCCGACGCTCGGGTCGGAGCCGAAGAAGACGAAGACCTTCTTGCGGACCTTCGCCACCACCTCGTCCCACGGGTGGTCCTCCCAGGCCTCCGGCAGGGAGAGCGCGAAGTCGATCAGCCGGCGACGGAGCTTCTCGCACGCGGCGGAGCGGGGCATGGGAGCAGTATGGCGCCGCTCGCTGGCTCGGGTTCCGGCTCCCGTCCGGATCGCCGGCTCGGGACACGGATCCCGCGCGTACGGGGAGCCCGAGGGGCCGCGTGTCCGGGAGCGGCAGCATGTTGCCTCCTCTGGACACGCGGGAGCCGCGGACACGCTCCGACCACGGCGTGTGTCCCGCAACGGCGATCGCGCCCAGAGGCCCTCGGGCTCCCCGGGCTCCCGCCTCCCACCGCGGGGGTACGCTCGGGGCGTGAGCCCCGCCAACCGCTACTCCCGCTGGGACGGCACCCAGGACCCGTGGGCGCAGGCGGACGACGTCCTGGAGAGCGTGAGCGACGACCTCCTTCAGTTCGGGGACCTGTCCCACGCGATGCGGCGGATGATGCAGCGCGGGTTCCAGGCGGGCGGGCGCCGGGTGACCGGTCTGCAGTCGCTCGCCCAGCGCCTGCGCGGCATGAGGCGGTCGGAGCTCGGCCGCTACGACATGGACTCGGTGACCCGGCAGATCCTCGACTCCCTGGACGAGGTCCGTGAGCTGGAACGCCGCGAGGTGGAGGACCGCTTGCGCCTGCGGGACGAGAGCGGCGCTCCCCCCGAGCCGGACGACGACCCCCTCGCCGCGCTGGAGCGGGAGATGGGCGAGCCGCCTTTCGGCTCCCGTCTGGACGACCGCCTCGACTACCTGGACCGGATGGCGGACCGTCCGGCCGAGGCGCTGCGGTCGCTGCAGCGCTACGACTTCATGTCTCCCGAGGCGGAGGCGCGGTTCAACGAGCTGGTCGACGAGCTGCGTCGGCAGGTCCTGCAGCAGTACTTCCGGGGAGCCGAGCAGGCCCTGCAGAACATGACGCCGGAGGATATGGCGCGCGTCCGCGACATGCTGACCGAGCTGAACCAGATGATCAGGGCGGACGCGGCCGGGGAGCCCTACGACTTCGACGGGTTCATGCAGCGCTACGGCGACCTCTTCCCCGACGACCCGCGCGACCTCGCCGAGCTGATGGAATCGCTCGCCCGCCGCATGGCCGCCGCCGAGGCGATGATGGCGTCGATGTCGCCGGAGCAGCGTCAGCGGCTCGAGGAGCTGTCCACGGCGCTCCTCTCCGACGCCGACCTCGCGTTCCAGATGTCCGAGCTCGCGAGGTCGATGCGCGACCTGATGCCGCAGCAGTGGGACCGTCCGTACCCGTTCGAGGGAGACGAGGCGCTCTCGATGTCTCAGGCGGTGGACGTCCTGCAGCGGCTCCAGGACGCCGAGGAGCTCGAGCGCTACC comes from Actinomycetota bacterium and encodes:
- the fdxA gene encoding ferredoxin, translated to MTYVICEPCVDIKDRACVEECPVDCIYESGAQLYIHPQECVDCDACMPVCPVDAIFPADDVPAEWKNFIEINSKFFDEHPDANGGASQSPYAPQLED
- a CDS encoding magnesium chelatase codes for the protein MEQAATLGALRASGYRPRPVHVEMRENLLARLRGGERVFEGIVGYEDSVLPAIENAILAGHDLIFLGERGQAKSRIMRTLVGLLDEAVPAVAGCEINDDPLAPICTACRELIGERGDETPIAWLGPEDRYGEKLATPDISVADLIGEVDPIKVAEGRYLADELTIHFGLIPRTHRGIFAINELPDLAERIQVALLNLLEERDIQIRGYKIRLPLDIVLLASANPEDYTNRGRIITPLKDRFGAQVRTHYPRTAAEEAEIVRREAQVPDDVRFPEWMSEIVAEVTHQARRSGQINQRSGVSVRLSIANQETVAASALRRAVRLGEPEAVPRISDLEAMASSTLGKIEVEALEEGREDDILTKLVRQAVQAVYQRRMRGQTFPDLVRRFEEEGLEVQTGVGMGAEELCRQFGELKGMAQALQSLGAGESPATTAAALEFICEGLHLGRRLNKTPTGSGAVYGG
- a CDS encoding MmcQ/YjbR family DNA-binding protein, which encodes MPRSAACEKLRRRLIDFALSLPEAWEDHPWDEVVAKVRKKVFVFFGSDPSVGCFNMTVKLPGSGPDVLNEPFAEPSGYGLGRSGWVTLSFDSPGQVPVEFVEDLIVESYCAVAPRKLAAQADAERSAPVDGA
- the ilvA gene encoding threonine ammonia-lyase, which gives rise to MTTLGEVQEAAELLSGVARRTPILTSSSLDERVGGRVLIKAEHLQRTGSFKVRGAYVRLHRCTRGDSARGVVAASAGNHAQGVAWAASELSIASTIVMPVFAPLQKVEATRRYGAEVVLHGETFEESLAHAQELAADRGALFVHPFDDPHVIAGQGTVGLEILAEAGEVDRVVVPLGGGGLISGIATAVKALAPGVEVVGVHPAATPHTIADGAAVKEPGELTRPIIDDLVDRVIELGEDDIADAILFALERTKQVIEGAGVLALAAMLAGAVPAAGRTVAVCSGGNIDPGLLMRVIRHGLGAAHRYLVVSLTLDDRPGQLRMVMDLLASMLVNVLSVVHHRSSPRLAVGAVEVELTLETRDRSHADEVVRALEEAGYGVRK